In the Candidatus Methylomirabilota bacterium genome, one interval contains:
- a CDS encoding OmpH family outer membrane protein, with the protein MIGRVRVVVATAAVLMAILSGLWWMSPRVEAQAPAPGRVGFVDLQRILAKSQAGVQAREQLEKDKAGMQKQVDNQKADLEKLRDELEKKGQLLSADARRDKQEQLERKVRDARRLVDDLEKELQKKEQGLLAKVLRDVEGVVAKIGKERGYLMIVERRQGGLIYGAAEADVTEEIIKAFDDETRKAKK; encoded by the coding sequence ATGATTGGGCGTGTCAGGGTCGTGGTGGCCACGGCGGCGGTCTTGATGGCCATCCTTTCCGGGCTGTGGTGGATGTCGCCTCGCGTGGAGGCCCAGGCCCCCGCGCCCGGACGCGTGGGCTTCGTGGACCTCCAGCGCATCCTCGCCAAGTCCCAGGCCGGGGTGCAGGCCCGCGAGCAGCTCGAGAAGGACAAAGCGGGCATGCAGAAGCAGGTGGACAATCAGAAGGCTGACCTCGAGAAGCTCCGCGACGAGCTCGAGAAGAAGGGGCAGCTCCTCTCGGCCGACGCGCGGCGTGACAAGCAGGAGCAGCTCGAGCGCAAAGTCCGCGACGCCAGGCGGCTGGTCGACGACCTCGAGAAGGAGCTGCAGAAGAAGGAGCAGGGGCTGCTCGCCAAGGTGCTGCGCGACGTCGAGGGTGTGGTGGCCAAGATCGGCAAGGAGCGAGGCTATCTCATGATCGTGGAGCGCCGCCAGGGCGGCCTCATCTACGGCGCCGCGGAGGCGGACGTCACCGAGGAAATCATCAAGGCCTTCGACGACGAGACCCGGAAGGCCAAGAAGTAG